The nucleotide sequence GACGCGGACGGCGATCTCGCCGCGGTTGGCGATGAGTACCTTGCGCACCTTGGTGGCTCCTCCCGAGGTCGTTGCCGGGAGTGTATCGGCCGGGGATTCGGCCCTAACGATCGCTCAGTGTGGGATGCCGCACTGTAGTCAAATTTGCCTATTACGCTTGTCCGGTGTCGGCAACACGGATGATGATTCTGGGCCTGGTGCGGTGGATGCAGCCGGTGCACGGCTACGACGTACGCCGTGAGCTGCTGAGCTGGAGCGCGGACAAGTGGGCCAACGTGCAGCCCGGTTCGATCTACCACGCCCTGCGCAAGCTCACCGACGAGGGCCTGCTCCGCACGGTCTCCGTCGAGCAGGTCGGCGCCCGCCCCGCCCGCACCACCTACGAGGTGACGGCGAAGGGCGACGAGGAGTTCGAGACGTTGCTGCGGGCGCAGTGGTGGCAGCTCAACGAACCGGCGGACCCGTTCGTGGCGGCCTTCTCGTTCCTGCCGGCGATGCCGCGCGACGAGGCGGCCGCCGCACTGCGCAACCGGGCGAACCTCATCCGCGCCGGCGTCGAGTCGATGCGCGCCTCGCTGGACTCGGACTGGGTGCGCAACCGCAAGCCCGTGCACGTGGGCTGGATGTTCGAGCTCTGGCTGGCCCGGGCCGAGGCGGAGATGGGCTGGTGCGAGCGGATCGCCGAGCGGATCGAGTCCGGAGTGTCGTACCTGCCTGCTGGGCTGGAGCGGGCCGAGGGGTGGTCGGGATGGAAGGACGGCGCCCCCGACGCGGAATAATCAACGTTGACCACAAGAGTTATATCGCGTTAGTCTCTGCGCGAGCCGTGGGGAAGCCGTGCCGGTCCTCGCGGACCATCGGCGGCCGGTCGTGTCCGGCCCGGAGGACCAGGAGCAGACATGATCGAGACCAGGGGGCTGCGGAAGTCGTTCCGCTCCCGCGCGGGTCGCGAGACGAAGACCGTGGACGCGGTCCGTGGCGTCAACCTGGAGGTGGCCGAAGGAGAGATCTTCGGCTTCCTCGGCCCCAACGGCGCCGGCAAGACCACCACCCTGCGGATGCTCGCCACCCTCATCGAGCCGGACGGCGGCGAGGCCACCATCGCCGGTGCCGACCTGCGCAAGGACCCGGCCGAGGTACGCCGGCGGATCGGCTACGTGGCCCAGGGCGGCAGCACCTGGGACGAGTCCACCGCCCGCGAGGAGCTCGTGCTGCACGCCCGGCTCTACGGCATCTCCAAGGCCGAGGCGCACCGCCGCGCCGCCCGCGCCCTGGACGCCTTCCAGCTCAGCGAGTACGCCGACCGCAAGTGCAAGACCTACTCGGGCGGCCAGCGCCGCCGCGTCGAGATCGCGCTCGGCATCATCCACGAACCGAAGATCGTCTTCCTGGACGAGCCGACCACCGGCCTCGACCCGCAGAGCCGGGCCCACATGTGGGACGAGATCCGCCGGCTGCGCGCCGAGGGGATGACCGTCTTCATCACCACGCACTACCTCGACGAGGCCGACGCGCTCTGCGACCGCATCGCGATCATGGATCACGGCGAGGTGGTCGCGGAGGGCACCCCGGCCGAGCTGAAGCGCGAGATCTCCGGCGAGGTCGTGCTGGTCGGCCTCGACGCCGCCACCACGCCGAAGGCCGCCGAACTGCTCGACACCGAGGCGTACGTGAGCAAGCTGGAGACCGTCGACGAGGGCGGCCTGCGCCTCTACGTCGACGAGGGCGCCACCGCCATCCCGCAGGTGCTGCGCCGCCTCGACCACGCCGGGCTGGAACTGCGCTCGATCGAGCTGCACCGCCCCAGCCTCGACGACGTCTTCCTCACCAAGACCGGCCGCTCGCTGCGCGAGTCCTGAACATCGGGAGAACTGTCATGAAACTCGCCCGCGACACCTGGCTGATCTTCCAGCGGCAGATCCAGCTGCTGCTGCGCAACCCCGTGTGGGTCTTCGTCGGCGTCTTCCAGCCGGTGATGTACCTGCTCCTGTTCGCCCCGCTGCTCAAGCCCGCGCTGAACGCGCCGACCCAGGCCGCCGCGTACAAGATCTTCGTGCCCGGCCTGCTGGTGCTGCTGGCCATCTTCGGTGGCCTGTTCCAGGGCTTCGGCCTGATCGCCGAGCTGCGCGCCGGGGTGATCGAACGGTCCCGGGTCACCCCGGTCAGCCGGCTCGCCCTGCTCCTCGGCCGCTCGCTGCGGGACGTCGTCTCGCTGATCGTGCAGGCGGTGATCATCACGCTGCTCGCGCTTCTGTTCGACCTGCGCGTCTTCATCGGCGACCTGCTGCTCGCGTACCTGATGCTGGCCCTCATCGCGCTCATGACCTCGGCCGTCTCCTACGGCGTGGCGCTCAGGGTCAAGAGCGAGGACGCGCTGGCCCCGCTCATGAACACCGTGGCCCAGCCGGTGCTGCTGCTCTCCGGCATCCTGCTGCCGCTGACCTTCGCCCCCGGCTGGCTCCAGGGCATCGCCGACTGGAACCCGTTCTCCTGGGCGGTCGACGGCACCCGGGCGCTCTTCGCCGGCGACCTGGGCAACGACAAGGTCTGGCAGGGGCTGACCATCGTCGCGGTGCTCGCCGTCGCCGGGGTGGTCTGGGCCGCCCGACAGTTCGCCCGCAGCGTCCGCTGAGCAGGACGAGAGCTGCCTCTCATCCGGGGCGGGGTGCCGGCCACGCGCAAGTAGCGTAAGGCCGGTGCCCCGCCTCACCCGTGACCGGACTACCTGGCTGACCTACTCCCAGCTGGGGTTGTGGGGCTTCTTCCTCTACGGGTTCGGTCCCGTGGTGCCGCTGCTCCGCGACGAGCAGGGCACCAGCGCCGCCGTCGCCGGCCTGCACAGCACCGGCATCGCGGTCGGCGCGCTGGCCGGCGGCGCGCTCTTCGCCCCGGTCGCCCGCCGCCTCGGCCGCGGCCCGGCCATCTGGCTCGGCCTCGCCGGCGTGGCCGCCGGGGTCACCGCGCTCGGCCTGCTCCACCCGCTGCCCGCCACCATCGCCGCCGTCGCGGTGATCGCCACCTTCGGCATGATGGTGATCAGCGGGGTCAACGTGGTGCTCACCGCCCACCACGGGCGTGGCGCGCCCGCCGCACTCAGCGAGGCCAACGCGGCGTGCGCCGGAATGGGCATCCTCGCGCCGCTGGTCATCGGCGCGACCGTGGACGCCGGTCACGGCTGGCGGCCCGCGATGGCCGCCGAGGTCGCGCTGATCACCGTGGTCGCCCTGGCCGCCGTGACCTTCCGGGTACACCTCCCGAAGGCTGACCCCGCTGTCGCGGCTGCCGCGCCCTCTGCT is from Micromonospora terminaliae and encodes:
- a CDS encoding PadR family transcriptional regulator — its product is MMILGLVRWMQPVHGYDVRRELLSWSADKWANVQPGSIYHALRKLTDEGLLRTVSVEQVGARPARTTYEVTAKGDEEFETLLRAQWWQLNEPADPFVAAFSFLPAMPRDEAAAALRNRANLIRAGVESMRASLDSDWVRNRKPVHVGWMFELWLARAEAEMGWCERIAERIESGVSYLPAGLERAEGWSGWKDGAPDAE
- a CDS encoding ATP-binding cassette domain-containing protein, encoding MIETRGLRKSFRSRAGRETKTVDAVRGVNLEVAEGEIFGFLGPNGAGKTTTLRMLATLIEPDGGEATIAGADLRKDPAEVRRRIGYVAQGGSTWDESTAREELVLHARLYGISKAEAHRRAARALDAFQLSEYADRKCKTYSGGQRRRVEIALGIIHEPKIVFLDEPTTGLDPQSRAHMWDEIRRLRAEGMTVFITTHYLDEADALCDRIAIMDHGEVVAEGTPAELKREISGEVVLVGLDAATTPKAAELLDTEAYVSKLETVDEGGLRLYVDEGATAIPQVLRRLDHAGLELRSIELHRPSLDDVFLTKTGRSLRES
- a CDS encoding ABC transporter permease, with amino-acid sequence MKLARDTWLIFQRQIQLLLRNPVWVFVGVFQPVMYLLLFAPLLKPALNAPTQAAAYKIFVPGLLVLLAIFGGLFQGFGLIAELRAGVIERSRVTPVSRLALLLGRSLRDVVSLIVQAVIITLLALLFDLRVFIGDLLLAYLMLALIALMTSAVSYGVALRVKSEDALAPLMNTVAQPVLLLSGILLPLTFAPGWLQGIADWNPFSWAVDGTRALFAGDLGNDKVWQGLTIVAVLAVAGVVWAARQFARSVR